In a genomic window of Glycine max cultivar Williams 82 chromosome 13, Glycine_max_v4.0, whole genome shotgun sequence:
- the LOC100500171 gene encoding 60S ribosomal protein L38 — MPKQIHEIKDFLLTARRKDARSVKIKRSKDVVKFKVRCSKYLYTLCVFDSEKADKLKQSLPPGLSVQDV, encoded by the exons ATG CCGAAGCAAATTCACGAGATTAAGGACTTCCTCCTCACTGCTAGGAGGAAGGATGCACGCTCTGTGAAAATCAAGCGGAGCAAGGATGTGGTGAAGTTCAAGGTCCGTTGCTCCAAGTACCTTTACACCCTCTGTGTGTTTGATTCTGAGAAGGCTGATAAGTTGAAGCAATCACTTCCTCCAG GTTTAAGCGTGCAGGATGTGTGA